The genomic region AGAATACGGCAACCTCGGTCTGAGTCAAACGAAAGGAGGTTCCAATGGAATACGTCTTGATACTTATGGTGGGTGCGGCGTTGGGTGCGGTGGGCTACCACTTCTACAGGAAGAGAATGGAGGGCTGATATGGCGATTATAAGCTTCGACAGGGACGCGGTAGTCGACTACATCCCCGTATACGGCGGCAACCGGGATTCGGAAGAGCCCTGCGTGGTAAGGCTCAGGTTCGTCCCTTACTCGCGCGTTCAGCATTACTCCCGCATACTGGCCGCAAGGACCAAAGAGATGGCGGACCCGTCAAGGGTGACCGAGATGACCCAGGAGGTGCAGAAAAAGCAGTTCTGCGACAGCGTGGAGTCGATACACGGCTACTACGTGGGCGAGTTGGAGGTCACGGCCCCTGTGGAGTTCTACGAGACCGCCGATACCGACCTGGTGCTCGAGGTTATCCGGGCGATGGAATCGCAGAGCAAGCTCCTCGAGGGCCAGAGAAAAAACTGATGGCGGGCTTCCGCTGGGGGCTTGCGAGCCGCGGCGGAAGCCCGTTCGACTGTGAGAGCTGCACCGACAGGGAGGGGCGGAACTGCCTGAACCGCCTCGACCTTTCCGAGGACGCGAGGGCGGTAACCGTATACACCGACGAGGTAAAGGCGGAACTCGGGGAAAAAGGGGCGCAAAAGGTCTTCGGCCTCGGCGGGCTCAGGCTCTACGAGTGCCCGCTCAGTTACATAAGCCGTGATACGACCGAGTTGATGCGTCTTATCTATCTCATGGACGGCTCCGGGCACCTCCTGCACCCCGGCGGGTGGGGGGAGCAGCCGGCGTGGCTTGTGGAGGCCTTTGAGGTCCATAAGCTGGAGAGCGCGAGGCACCTTAAGGGGGAACTTAAATAAACTCTTTATGGAGTTAAGGGTTTACGGTATACTCCTGGTGGTAGGGCGGACCGAATAATATAGTCCATGACGGGGTTTTTTGAATGAGCAAGAGAATATCTTTTCTTTTGGCGGTTGTTCTTTCTTTGTTGACACTCGTTAGCGTGTCAACGTCGGAAGCGTTCGACCTTGAGGCCTTTGACGCGAAAGAGGTTGAACAGATACGGAAGTTTACGCCGGATGTCAAGAGAGACGGTGACACCCTATATCTCAGGCTGAAGTCGGGCTCTTATTCCGCCCTTACGAATTCGAACGAATGTTCAAGTTGGGATACATGTACGGTATATTGGTTTGTCGATTACTTCGAAGATGTTGGTTTGTATTTTGTTTTCATAGGCTACTATGAAGGCGCTGAGTACTTGATGGTATTTGATAAAAGCGGGAAAGAGTACCTGGCCCCCGCACTCCCCAGGATTTCTCTCGACGGAAAGCGTGTCGTTGCGGTCTCCGCGGATGAAACCGGTTATGGCGCAAATGGAGTTTTTGTCTGGCGCTTAGAGGACGAAAAACTTGTATCCGAGCTTTCGTACGAGCCCGAAGAATACGCTTTGTACGAGTTCGTGGCATGGGAAGACAACAATACCGTACGGCTTACCAAATTTGAACGTTCAAGAGAGGGGCTCTGCCCGGAGAACGGGTTTATGACGGTCCCGGTAATAATGAAATTCGAAAAAGAAGGGTGGGGGTTTTACGACGACCTTTCCGCTGCTGTTTGCGGAGACATACAGGGTGCTCTGGCTAAAAAAGAGTATGAACAATTAAGGAAATTTTCAGAGTATGTCGAGAAAAAGGACAACGACCTGCAACTGCTTTTAAAAGACGGCTCTTATAAGACCCTTCCGTTTATATATGGCTGCCAGGGTTTGGAGCCGTGCGGCCCGTACCGGTTTCTTGATTATTCCATGGATGCAGGTTTTTACCTTACTTCTATAGGATATGATGTGCCTTATGAATACGTGATGGTATCCGATAAAACCGGGAAAGAGTACCGTGTCCACTTCTCACCGGAAATAGCACCTGACAGAAAAAGGGTTATCGCTCTCCCAACAGGTGAGGGTATGAGATGGAATGGCGTGTTCATATGGCGTTTCGAAGAAGACAGGCTTGTCTCGGAGCTTTCATACAAGCCGGGGGAATACGCCGTCTATAAATTTGTGAAGTGGAAAGATAGCAACACTGTGCTGCTTTCCAAATTTACGCGCTCCGATGTATCGTTCTGTCCAAAAGCATATTATTATATGACCGTGCCTGTTACCTTGGAGCTGTATAAAGGCAGATGGGAATTCCACGAGGACCTATCCGCTGAAGCCGTGGAATGCGATGCAGAGTAAAAGAGACGAGTGTTCCTATTAACAAGACTCACTTATAATAAAATTCGGAAATGAGCAAGGAGGAAGAAAATGGGAGAATTAAATCTTGTAAAGCCGATAAATGTCCCGGAAGGCAGTAAGAAAAACCACAAATACGGAAGCCGCGGCGGAAAGTACCACGGGATCGATTACCCTGCGTCGACAGGGACACAAGTCAAAGCGAGCGAAGACGGCAAGGTCTTAAGGGCCTCGTTTAACGAAGGTGGCGGCTATGGTAATGTCATCGTGATTTACCACAACCCCGGCGACCCAGGTTCCGGCAAAACAAAGGGCAAGTATTTTTACACACTCTACGCCCATCTTGACAAGATGTACGTAAAGGCGGGAGATTATGTCGAGAAGTACGAAACGGTAGGTGCGGTCGGGAATACCGGAACTTCTACAGGACCACATCTGCATTTTGAGGTAATTGAGGCAAATACAGAGTTGAGCTGGAAGCCCACAGGCAGCACGGGTGTTCCTGGCGGCGGCGATATTCGTAAAGATCCTAATGATTATTATAGCAAGCGCAGAGAAGTAGCAGGCACCCTTCCCGACATGGTGGAACGGGCCGTCATCGACAGGATAGATTTCAAGCCGGACATAGATTTGAAGCGCAGGGACTCTTTCCGGGTCGAACGGCCACACAGGCCCGCAGGAGAGAGACAAGGAAGGCTAATAATAATGGGTGAGACAAAAGGGATAATTGTTAAATAAGCTCTTTATAAAGTCAATCGTTTGCGGTATACTTTCGTGGGTGGTTCGGACTGAATAGTGCCCTTTAAGGGAGGTACCCCATGAAAGAGCTTGCCGCGTTATCCGTTGTTCTTTTACTATTCCTGCCCTCGTGTGCGGACGGACAGCCTGACGAACGGCTTAACTGCGATGAGGTAAAGGCGAGAGAGTTCAAGACTCTCGGGTTCAAGGGCCTCCACCTCGGCATGACGGTCGAGGAGGTGGATGAGTTGGTTGACTGCACTCCGTGGAGATACGGTTCCGAATATCTTGACAGTGGACCTATGGTTGTGCCGCCTGCTGAGCTTGCGATTATTTTGGAGGTGGACGGGTCCGCAGGGTCTCGGGCTTTCCGAACTGTAGGGTGCAGGCAAGAATACGGAGAAGAGAAGTGCTACCAGTTTGAAAGAGTTCTTGCACTTTATATTGAAGGTAAGACAGCAGGTCTTTTTGTAAGCGCCTTAAATAACGATAAGGAGTTTACCAGGGATTGGGCTTCTTTCATGCTTGGGGAGTTGACGAAAAAGTACGGCGAGCCTTCGGAGCTTTACAACCGTACAGAGGATATCGAGCCGAGTTTGTTTGTAGAGGACTTTATTCAAAAAATTGCCATGTGGAAGGTAGGCGAAGAAGTGATATATCTGCAGGTGGTATTTGAGAGAAGTGGCTATATGGTGGCGGTGGTGCTGGGTGCAAAGGAGGCACAGGTATAGCCTATCTTCGGGCTGTGAGAGCGAAGGGCTCGATAGCATAAGAGATTTAATTCGGGTTGAAAAAAAGAAGCGGCTCCCCGTAAGTACCTGGGGCCGATGAAAAAGAGGACACGAGATATCCTATAAAACGTGTCCTCTTTTTATGGAAGAGACCGGGCGGTTGGTTCATGTCGATGGCCGAACCGAACGGCCACACAGGCCCGCAGGAGAGAGACAGGGAAGGTTAATAATAATGGGTGAGACAAAAGAGGTAACCGTTAAATAAGCTCTTTATAAAATCAATCGTTTGCGGTATACTTCCGTGGGTGCTTCGGACTGAATAGCGCCCTTTAAGGGAGGTACCCAATGAAAGAGCTTGTCGCGTTATCCGTTGTTCTTTTACTATTCCTGCCCTCGTGTGCGGACGGACAGCCTGACGAACAGCTTAGTTGCAATGAGGTAAAGGCGAGAGAGTTCAAGACTCTTGGGTTCAAGGGCCTCCACCTCGGCATGACGGTCGAGGAGGTGGACGACCTCGTAAGATGCACCTCGTTGGAGTATGACCCCCTATCCTATAAGAGTGGCGATCCCGATGTTATGCCACCCGTTGAGCTTGTAGTTTTTTTGAATCCGGATAAGTCTCCAGGCTCTTCGGTCCGGGAGAGGGTTGTTGGTTGTAGAGAAGATGGCGCCGGACAGAAGTGTTATGAGTTTAGAACTATTGCTGTAGCATATGTGAAAGGCAAGCTGGTCGCTGTTTCCATATTCTCTCCAGATGATGACAGCAGGGAGTTTGTAGTAGACTGGGCTTCTTTTATACTCGATGAGTTGACGGGAAAGTACGGCGAGCCGTCTGAGATTTACAATCGCATAACGGATATAGACGAGAGTCTTTTTGAAAACAAGAGCGATGGTTATATCGCCATGTGGGGTTTAGGCGAAGAGAGCGTAGAATTGGGCGTTAAGTTTAATAGGCATGGTTATGGGGTGATAGTGGTACTGCTCTCGGATGAGGCGAAGAAGAAGTCTCTCTTTGGGCCGTGAGGGTGAAAGGTTTAATGCTATAAGAGGCTAATCGCAGGGAAGCTAAGAACATAAGAGGCCCCCGTAAGTACCGGGGACCGATGAAAAGAGGACACGAGATATCATATGAAACGTGTCCTCTTTTTTATGGAAGAGTCTGGACGGTTGGCTCATGCCTGTGGTCCGGTCAAACGGTCCTGTCGGTTTCTCTAACTATATAGGATTTACAGTCCGGAAAGCATGGGAGAGTCAAGGAAGGCTAATAACAATGGATGATAAAAAAGAGATAACCGTAGAGATAAAGATAGCCGTGTCAGGCGACGATATACCGGCACTTGAGAAAGATCTGCGTCGTTTAGAGGAGCGCTTTAGCTCGTTTGAAAAGAAGGGTGGCGACTCTTCTGGGAGAGGGTTTTGGGGGGGAATAGCTGACATAGAGGATAATAAATCCGATATTGCAAAGGCTGTAGGGCATATTCCACGCTTTGGAAGCGAAATTTCCGATGCGGTGTATCTAATTCAAACCTTTGTAGAGATTGTATCTGAAAATCTTAGGTATATACAGGATAATCCAGGAGCATTTTATTCTGGCTCTCATGAGTGGGGCAACAATAACCCGAGGTATAGACGCCCAACAGACAATATACGTAAATACAGCGGTCCTGTCGACCCCGAAGTGCAGAAGTATATCGATGCTCAGACCGGGGGAAGTTCGATCTACGACGAGTACCTTTCCACCATCGAGCACCGCGATTCATCGGGCTCCGGCCCGGTAAGCGCATTAGACTTTGAGGAGCAGCTCAACATCGAAAGGATATATCTGGAAAACAGGAATGCCATGCAAGAGGAGTTCGACGACCTCCGTATCCAGCGTGTGGCGGATAGCAGCCTGGCCGAGTCCGAGATAGAGAGGAACTCCGCCGAGCTGAAGATACGCTACGCCGCAAAGGAGCGCGACTTCAAGCTCAAAGCCAACCAGGCGACCTTTGCCTCCGCCGTCGGCTTCATGCAGAACATATACGCCGCGACCGGGTCGAGCAATAAAAAGCTCTTTAATCTCATGAAGGCCTTCAACGTCGCCCAGGCCCTCATGGACGCCTACACGGCGTTCAACATAACGCTCCGCTCTCTTCCCTACCCGGCGAATATCGCGGCGGCCGCCATGGTCCTGGCCCAGGGCCTGGCGAGGGTCCGGCAGATAAAGGCCACGAAGCCGGGCGGGGGTGCGGGCGGTGGCGGCGGCGGGGGCGTGCCCACGCTCGCTTCAGGCGGTACCGGCATGCCGGAGGCTCTCGGGGATAACCAACCCCTCCGGACACAGAATATAACGGTAAGTATCTACAACCCCTTGAGCCAGCAGAACTGGGCCGAGATAGTGGAAAATGACATCATACCGCAGATAAACGACGCGGTTGAAAATAGGGACATAAACCTGACGGTAAAAACGGTGGAGGCATAGGGGAAAGTTCAAGAAGTTTAAGAAGTCTAAGAAGTTTAAAGGGGGATAGATTTGGCAACGTGGTCTAAAGTTAAGTTCTACTACGATACGATGCTTGGGAGTTCCGGCTCCACGCTCACCGCCACGAGCACGGAGAGCACGGGCGACTACGACGCGGATTACATCCACAACTGGCTTGAAACCAATATGTGGAAGGCAGAGGACGTCGGGCTCGCTGACCCGCAGTATATAACCTACGACGCGGGAGCGGGGAATACAAAGCAGGCCGACTACCTCGCCATCCTCGGGCATAATATGAACACCGCAGGCGCCACGGTTACGCTCCAGTATTCGACCGATAACTTCGCCGCCGACATAAACGACGCCTTCACTGGAGAGGCTCCGTCCGCGGATACGGTCTACTTGAAAGAGTTCACCGACCCGGGTGCCAAAAGGTACTGGCGGCTCAAGATTTCGGGCCACGGCTCCACGACCCCTTATATGGCCGTATGCGTGTGGGGACGGAAGACCGAACTCGACTACGCCACGGCCTCCTTCGACCCCTATGAGCAGGAGACAAAGGCGAAGGTGGGTGTGAGCTATGGCGGCTACGTGACAGGGATACACACTCAATACACGGAACGGGAGCTAAGGTTCCGGTTCGATGATTCGGATGCCGCTCTGTATAGTAAGATAAAGGCGTGGCACGACGACCACGGACTCAAAAACTTCTTCGTCGCGTGGGAGAGCGCCAATAACCCCGCCGATGTATGGCTCATGAGGCCGTCTACACGCTTCAGGAACCCGTTCAACAGGACCGGGCTAATGAGAGACGTCACCATACAGCTTACGGGGAGGAAAGAATAGATGGCCATAACCCTTACATCCGCTTACCTTGCCGAGCTCAAGAAGGGGCGGAACACCCCTAACGTGGTTATCGAGGTCGCCCTTGACGGCGGTACCAGGAAGTTCGGCTATCACACGGGCGGCCTCCCGGACGTCCTGCCGGTTTTGAAGTCCGTCTCCTCACTTCAGAACAAGCTCGATACAAAGGGCGGCTACTCCACCAGGGGACAGATTACGGTCGTTATATCCGGGCGGGACAATTTTAAGGAGTTGATCCGGGACGAGTACCTGAAGAACCGCCGCGTCACCCGGAGGGACGGCTTCGTCGCCCAGGGCGAAGGGATGACCCCCTTTCAGTACGCCGACTACGCCGCCACGTTCACGGGTAAGGTTCTCGACTGGTCCCGGAAAGGCGATGACCTGACCATCGTTATAGCCGACGAACTTCAGGTCGAAGGGACGAAAAAAATTCCCGTGGAGAACTCCACCAGGACCCAGTACCTGGACTACCGCGATACCAACCCGGTCGACGTAATGCAGGATATCTTGAAGACGCAGCTCGGTATAAGCGCGTCTTACGTGGACGATACGCGGTTCGACAGTGAACAGTCCTCGTGGATGCCCGGCTGGAAGTTCGACAGGGTCCTGACCAAGCCCGAAGACGCCAATAAATACCTGAACGAGCTCCAGATAGAGACCAACTCCTTTATAGTACACGACGGGGAGAAGATAAGTTTTAAGCACTTCGCACCCCCGATGCCGGGACAGACCGTAGAGGAGTGGAACGACGACAGCCACATACTGAAGGACTCCTTCTCCCAGAAGTCCGGCTATAAAGACCGCTTCTTCAACCGTGTGGTCGTCTACTACGATTACGACGAAAGCGGAGGAGACAAGCCGGAGAACTACGAGAGCATCTATATAGCCACGGACGCGTCGTCGCAGTCGAGCGGGGAATGGGATGAAGTTAAGACAAAGGATATAAAAAGCAAGTGGATAAGAACACGCACGTACACCCAGCCTTCCAATATAACCGGGGTGACGATATACCACTCCTCCGCCGCAAACGGTACGGGGAGCGGCACGCTCACTTACAACCAGGCCGACAACACCCTCTCGTGGGCGGCCCCGGGAGGGACGGCTGGCGAGGCCGTGGAGGTCACGAACGACGGCAAGTATCAGCTCTTTGATGCCGACAAGACCAAGTGGGCGAGGGTGCTCGTAACTACGGCAAGCCTTCCGGCCGGCAATCAGAACGACACCATAACCATATCTTCCCTTGAGGGCGACGATTACGCCGCGTATCTGGCGGGCAAGCTCCTCCTCCGTTACCGAAACCCCGTGGCCACGGTGGGGTTCCATGTCGATATAAACAACGTGGCGTGGA from Thermodesulfobacteriota bacterium harbors:
- a CDS encoding M23 family metallopeptidase — protein: MGELNLVKPINVPEGSKKNHKYGSRGGKYHGIDYPASTGTQVKASEDGKVLRASFNEGGGYGNVIVIYHNPGDPGSGKTKGKYFYTLYAHLDKMYVKAGDYVEKYETVGAVGNTGTSTGPHLHFEVIEANTELSWKPTGSTGVPGGGDIRKDPNDYYSKRREVAGTLPDMVERAVIDRIDFKPDIDLKRRDSFRVERPHRPAGERQGRLIIMGETKGIIVK